The nucleotide sequence GAATAGTGACAAAATAAAAAAATGGGGGTTAGAAAAAGATAGTTATATTTTGACGGTGGCTCGTTTGATAGAGCACAAGGGAATTCATCATCTTTTGAAAGCTTATAATGAATTAAATGTTGATAAAAAATTGGTTATAGTCGGCGCGGCAAGCTATACCGACGATTATTTTAAATATCTGCGGGAGCTCGCCGAAAATAACAGTAATATTATTTTTACCGGTTTTCAAAGCGGAGAAGATTTAGCACAGCTATTTGGTAATGCCTATATTTATGTTCATCCGTCAGAATTTGAAGGATTATCCCTTACTATTTTAGAGGCAATGAGTTACGGACGCTGTGTTTTAATGAGTGACATTCCGGAAAATTTGGAACTGATTGACCACAGTGGAGTGAGCTTTAAAAATAAAGACGTTGAAGATTTAAAGAATAAAATACAAGAGTTGGTTAATCACCCGGAAATAGTGGGAGAACGGGGAGAAAAAGGGAAAGAATTTATAGAAAAAAATTACAATTGGGATAAAATTGCCGAGGAAACTTTGGAAATATACAAAGGTTGAACAAGGCGAGTATTTTTAGTCAATTTTATAAATACGAATTGTTTAATATCTTGGCGCTTGACAGGTTTTTAGAATTATGCTATAGTATGGTCAGAGAAAGGGTGCGGTAAAAACCGCCCCAAAATAGCATCTCCCCCCGTTGTGCGTTTAACGCGCCGGCGGGAAAAAGGGAGTTTTGTTCTGCCAAAATATTGTATTGAGTTAATTTTAACTTGATACGTCGGGTTTTAGGAGGTATGTCTTTGGCCAAGCGTACCAGAGAGTTTAGGGGAACGGTTGTTCTCCCTCCCGATGAGTTAGTTCTGGCGACGGATAAAAAGCGCGCAAAAGCGTCACCGGAAAGTCCTCTAGGAAATTTTTCCTAAAAAACTCTAAAATTATTGCGCCGGGAACCCAGAGGGGGTCTCCGGCGCTTTTTTTTTCTTATCAGATAGGGTAAAATATAGCCATGATTGCCGAAATTATACCGGCAATAAAATTGCCGAGAAATTTTACCTACTTTGACTATTTGGTTCCCGAGGAGCTGAAGAGTAGTCTGCGCGTGGGGCAGATAGTTCAAATACCTTTCCGTGGCCAAAAAATTGAAGGGCTGGTTTATAATATAAAAAAAGGCAGTGAATCAAAATTTAAAAAATTGAAAGCCATAATAAAAATACCTATCAACCCGCCGGTTTTTGATAGAGAGGATATTGAGCTAATAAAATGGCTGGCTAATTATTATTTCATTTCTTGGGGGCTGTCCGCCAAACAATTTATCCCCGATTTTCCCAAAAGAAAATCCCAGTCCCAAGAAATAATCACTTCTAATCTTTCAATTAATTTTGAGGTCAAGCCACGGCCAAGGGGATTGGGTTATTTTCAATATAAAAATCAGGACGAAAAACACTCTTTTTATTTAGACACGGTTCGAAAAAATCAGGGGCAAAATAGGCAAACATTGTTTTTATCGCCAACTATCAGTGGGGCGATAGAATTGAATAATTTTTTTATTCAGCATTTTAAAGGACAAACATCTCTGTTATTAAATAATTTATCAAAAGGTTCTTTTTATACCGAGTGGCTCAATATCTTAAATAACAAAAAAAGTATCATTATTGGAACTCGCAGCGCTATCTTTTCTCCCTTGAAAAATATTGGGGCGATTGTTTTGGACGAAGAATTCAGTGATGATTTTAAACAAGAAGAGCCAAACCCGCGTTACGACGCTCGCAGTTTGGCTATACAAATAAACAAACTTAAAAATATTTCGGTTATTTTTTCCAGTCCCCTACCCCGGCTGGAAATGTACCCACAAATAAAATCCGGTAAGATAAAAATTTTAAGCAGTACGGAAATAAAATATGACAATTTAAAAATCATAGATTTAAACGAAGAAATTCGAGCCGGTAATTATTCGTTACTAAGCGATTTCCTGGAGGAAAAAATTGCCGGTGTTTTAAAAAATAAAAAACAGACACTACTATTTTTAAATCGCCGCGGTGGCGCCACGTACATTTATTGCGGTGATTGTTCCTATGTTTTTTCATGCGGAGAATGCCAATTACCCTTGGCAGAGTACGGAAAAATTCTACGTTGCCGGCATTGTAATAAAGAGTTTCCTTTTCCGCTTGCCTGCCCCGCCTGTTCCGGGACTAATCTAAAATTTTCCGGCAAAGGCACACAAAAAGTAGAATTTTTTATAAAAAATAAATTTCCCGACGCGATTTCTTTAAGATTGGATGCTGATGTTGATAAAAAGGATTTAGATCAAAAAATACTCGCCAAGGCCGATATTATTATTGGCACAAACTTTATTTGGCAACGTTTAGATTGGAGTAAAATCGGGCTTGTCGGTGTGCTTAATTTTGATAATTTTATAAACCATCAAGATTTCAGGACCAGAGAAAAGCAAGGCCATTTTTTAGCCAATTTAAAAACGCATTTTGATGGGCCACTTGTTATCCAGACACACTCCCTGGATAATCCAGTTTTTCAATATTTAAAGAATGGAGATTGGCAGGAATTTTTTAACAAAGAGCTGGAAATTAGGAACTCTTTTTCTTATCCCCCATATTCGCATCTGATTAAACTTATTTATCAAGATAGTAATGATAAAAAAGCCGAAAGAGAGTCAGCGAAAATTTATAAACTATTAGCAAGTAAAATCAAAGGATTAGCTGGAGTAGAATTAATTCCCCCGATCCAGTATTATGGTTTAAAAATACGCGGAAAATATCGCTGGAATTTAGTGCTTAAAGTCCGCCAGGATTCTTGGAATAAAATTTATGAAATTTTGAAAGTCGTGCCGGCAAACTGGTTAATTGATATAGACCCGAGTAATCTTCTTTAGAGTTGACTTTTTTATTGCCAAATACTATAATGTTTGGTCAATATAAAATATATGGCTAAAAAATTGCCCATAGAAAAGGGTGAAAAAAATAAAATATTGCGCAGAAAGTCGGTGGAGTTAGCCACCGAAAAAATTACCTCTTCAGAAATCAAGGAGTTGATTGGCGATATAATAAAGACGATGAAAGAAGAAAAAGGTGTTGGTTTAGCTGCTCCACAAATCGGAGAAAATATCCGTTTGTTTTGTGTTGATACCAAAGAAAAACCTTTGATTTTTATTAACCCTCGTATAACAAAAAAATCTCTCGGGAAAGAAATAGCCGACGAGGGATGTTTGTCATTGCCAGGAGTATGGGGTCCAGTAAAGAGAAGTAAAAGCGTAGAAGTGTCTTTTTATAACGAGCAGGGTATAAAAATAAAAATTAAAGCGAGCGGTCTGCTTGCCCGGGTGATTCAACATGAGTATGACCATTTAGACGGTATTTTATTTATTGACAGATTGAAAAAATAAAATGGGAGAGCTACACAATTATAGCTCTCCCCTCTGCCGGGTTGGAGTTGTCTCTTTTGGACAATCGGTTAAATAATATAATATTAAATATTTTTTGTCAATATTAATGTTCAAAAATAGTAAAAGAGTAATTTTTATGGGCACTTCCGAATTCGCAGTGCCTATTTTAGAAAAACTGATAAAAAATTATCAGATTATTGGCGTATTTACCCAGTCGGATAAACCACTTGGAAGAAATAAAGAATTGGCAAAATCCCCCGTTAAAGAATTGGCTTTGAAAAATAATCTAACTATTTTCCAACCGCAAAATTTGAAAGAACAGAATGCGTTAAACCAGATAAAAGAATTAAGCCCCGATTTAATCGTAGTGGTGGCTTATGGGAAAATTATCCCTCAAAATATTATAAAAATTCCTAAATATGGCGTGATTAATATCCACGGCTCTCTTTTGCCAGAATATCGAGGCGCCTCCCCTATTCAAACAGCAATATTGAATGGTGGGGAAAAAACAGGAGTAACTATAATGCTTATTGATGAAAAAATGGACCACGGCCCAGTATTGGCAAAGCAGGAATTAGGAATCACGAATAACGACACAACGGAAACGCTTAGCAAAAAATTGTCTGTTTTAGGAGCTGATTTACTTATTAAGATTTTACCCGATTATTTGTCGGGGAAAATGAAACCTACAGAACAAAATCACGAGCAGGCAACTTTTACAAAAATAACTACTCGCGAAGATGGCCAAATTGATTGGTTTAAATCAGCCGAAGAAATAGAGCGGCAATGGCGCGCTTTTACTCCCTGGCCGGGAATTTTTACTTTTTGGGACGGGAAACGATTAAAATTAAACGCTATTAGGATTTTAAATACGGATAATAACCCGGCGCAAGATATTGGAAAAGTTTTCTTAATCGATGACGATAACATGGGGATTTATTGCGGCAAAGGAAGTTTGATTTTAGAAAAACTACAACTTGAAGGCAAAAAGGAATTAACCGGACAAGAATTCAGGCGAGGATATAAAAATATAATTGGTGCGGAATTAGGATAAATTTTATAGAAAATAGAAAAACCACGGATGATTCCGTGGTTTTTGCGGTATAGTTACAATTCTTTTTGTTTTTGGAAAGCTATGCCTCGGGGCTATATCCTCGCTGAGTGAGGATAAAACGTAGGTGACGACGGACAGAGGGGACAGTGAGATAAAGCTGATTAAACTGGGTAGCGTTTATTTTATAAACAGTCACCCTGCTAATCGCTTTAATTGTGGCGGTTCTTTCTTTCTGTAGCTCAAGAGCTACAATTTCGCCCACAATATCTCGCGGGCCAAGAACCGCAATCTGCTCCCCTCCTTTTTCCACACTTACTTCGCCCTCAAAGATGACATAACAATCCTTTGAAGTTGTCCCTTCGTTGATGATAATCATTCCCTCGGGAAAGACCATTTTTTCAGCGAAAGAACTGATTTTCGCGAGCAGTTGAGCTGAAACCTCAGCGAAAATTTTCACCCGACGGAGAAAATCTCTTGTTTTCCACATAGTCTGAAGAGCTGAGATTGTTTCGGGATTATGACTTATAAACTCAGTAAAAATTTCTCCGGGAATAGAGAATATTTTCACTGGCGAAACGGCTCTAACGGTTGCATTTCGCGGTTTTCGTTGGACAAAAGCCATTTCCCCAAAAATATCCCCGGCTTGCAGTAGGGCAATTTTCTTTTGAGAAGAATTGGAGCCGACCAATACTTCAAATATGCCACTTAAAACCACATAGACATTGTCCGCTTTACTTCCCTCTTCTATTACTACTGTTCCAGTCGGTTTATTTTGGATTGTTCCGCTTTGTAGAAAAGCAGAAAGCCAGGATCGGTCAACCCCGAGTTGATTAAGAGCATCTTGGATGCTTATTACATCAAATAGGTCGCTGTTACCTGGTACCAGATTAAAATGCTGGGTAGGTCGGAGAAGATGATTTTTGATTTCAGGGGGAAGCTTAGAAGAGTTACTGTGGGTTAAGAAAATCTTTTCTCTCACTTCCGGGTTACTTTCGATGTAAGAAGCGAAGTCTACGGGTTTCCCATGAAGGGGCGCCCCGCCGGCGTCATAAACGGCCATTACTATGTCCTCCCGTTTAGTGGCATTGAGTATTTCCAAGAGGCGATCTCGGCGATTATCCGAAATAACCCCCTTTTGGTGAAGCTCCTCTATGCCGGTCCAGGAAAGATTATCTCCGCCGATAAGAAGACTTTTCTTTTCTCCGTTACTATCCACTATTGAAAAAGTGAAGCCGATAGTAGGAATACTATGCGCGTTGTAATGAGCGGTAATACAACCGCCAGGGATTTTTACCGGTTTAGTCGGAGTAAGGAGGACAAAGTCAAAGTACCCCCTTACCTCGTTTTCGTCGATATCCCAGATAGCCGAGATTTTCAGACAGAGTGAGCCGAAAATTTCCGGAGTAGTAATCACTTTTAGCTTTTTGTCCTTGCGGTGAATTGATGATGCGGCCCAGTGGTCGTCATGGACATGAGTCGGACAGACGGCTTCTATCTGAAGTAAGCTCAATCCCATTCTTTCTACCACTTCGGCTACGTACGGCATAGAATCAATAAGATAGAAAAGTCCCCTCGCTCCAGCTATAAGACCGCTGCAAGCGTTCTCGGGGTCAAAACCGTTTGACGCACTTAGCACCTCTAAGCCGAGACTTGACGGCTCAACAGCTTTGTAGAAAACTGGCAAGGGAAACGGAGGAATTTGTTCTCCTTCAAAATTGAGATTAATAACATCGAGGTCGTTGACCAAAAAGATGTTTTTGTCGAGTTTAGCGATTTTAACACCTCTAGCCCCTTCTTGAATTACCACTTCTCCCAACTCGTTAAAATAGTGAAAATCCACTAAATCACGAATTTGGAGAATTTTACCATCTCTTTTGAGGGCAAAGTGGTCCATTTCGCGGCGGAGCATCTCTGCTACTCCCTTAGAAGTTCCCCAACGTTTCATCTCTTCGTCAGTCGGTCCTAAAAGAGTAATACGTAAAATCGTCTCAATCTGTTGGCACTGTTTTTTTGTGCCGACGATTATCAATTTTTCTCCTCTAGAAAATCCGCCGGAATTGAAAAGATGATAATAGAGAATAAATTCAAAGGAGAATTGAGAGTTGCCGCCGACATAAGGGACGGAGGGGGCAACGACAATTCTCACCCTAGGAGAATCGGGTGTTTGCAATATTTTTTTTACCACCTCGGGTGGCGCGCCAAACAGCACTCCTCCTATTTCCGTTTTAACCAAATAACACCCTTCACAAAGTTTTATTGTTTGCTCGTTCATTGTAAAAACCTCCTAATTATGGGCACATGGCCCGGGTTAAGAAAAGAGGCCGTCATTTGAGTTCAACCCTTAAAACACTACTAAATATTTCATGTTTCTTGGTGGTTTGGTCCTACTAAATATTTCGGACCCGACCCAAATGCGTTAATGACGACGTACAAACACTGTTTGTCAAAGAACCGTAACTTACCGCTAACACAGCTAATATACCCCAAGGGTTTAAAAAAGTCAATATTAAAAAACCGCGATTTATTATCGCGGTTAGTGAACACTTTTGGCGATTTTCCAAAGAAATCTTGCTATAAAAAACAGCAGCAAAAGTGTAAAAAGAACAAAAGTAAGGGTGGGCAAAATTTTTGGTAAAAATTCGGGGTGTTTCCAGTACACATCCGCAATTTTAAGCGGAATATAGAGGGTATAAACAGTAATTAAGCCTATGCCCACCTGACAGCACAGAAAAAAAGTTTTTAAGAAAGCAAGTATTTTTCTCTCCATTTCTCCTCCTTTTACAGATTCCGTATTATAGCGCAAAAAATTTATTTGTCAAGACCCGCCGATCGCGACTGAGATGTTAAGTACTTGACATAATCGCCGATTCAAATAAAGAGCTGCAAAGAATAAGGTATCCGATTCCCAGCGGATGGTTGAGATAAGGGCTGAAAAAATTAGTTCCGATAATAGCGATTAAGCCCAAAATTGTTCCCAAAATCAAATAACCAGCGCTCTCATTTTTTAAACCTTTCCACTTCACGAATCCTTGTTTAGATATTTTGTAAAGAAGCAGAAGATAAATTGCGAGACCAAAAAAACCCAATTTTAACCAAATATCTAAGTATCCCCATTCAAAAGCAGAGGTTGTATAAAGTCCATCAGCAGTGGTTTCTAAAATTCGCGGGTCAGAGGTTTTATAAGTTACAGCAGCGCCAAATCCTTCACCGGCAATAGGATTTTTCTTGATTTCTTTCCAAAGTTCCGGAAGAAGTTGCCAACGGCTGGAGGCTCCGGCCTCGCTCAAATTAGTGAATCTGTCGCCAAACAAGGAAGCCGAAAATCCGCCTAATACTTTGGGGTAAGGGAAATTCGCCATGGTATAAACCAAACCAAAACTTATTATTAACAATAAAATAAAATAGAGACAACTTTTTAAAACAGAAACTAGTTGTTTATTGCTTAGCCAAAATAATAAAGGTAAAAATAAAATTCCCGCCGCCGCCCCGCCCAGCCAAAAGCTTCGGGAAAAACTGATGATAATAACCGCGCCATACGAGATAAAAAGTAAAATCAAAGGTAAAAAATTTTTATCCTCCAGCCAGACTTTTATTCCCCCACTCTTTTTTATAATCATCGCAATAAAAACAGCGGTGATAAAAATTCCCACCAAAACAAAAATTTGCGACTGGATAAATATCCGATAAAAATTTCCCCCCGCAAAAGTAATCTCCCCCACTCCGGAATTTCTTACCCAATGATAAAGAGGAATGCTCACTTCCCATAAATTATGAGAAAAAATATAAAGCAGAGTGAATGTTTTTAAGGACAGAACGATAGTTGCGGCAAAGAAAATCTGAAGCAGGTTATAAAATTGACTTTTGTTTTTCAAAATTTCATAAAATGGAAAAATTAAAGCAAAATAAACCCAGGCATTAGCGTCAAAAAAAGCGGCGCTGAACTCATTTCTTAGTAAACCATTTACTATCCCCCACCCAATAGCCAGAAAAATTAAAATGTATGGCCAAAACAGTTTTGATTCTCTAAAAAGTATTTTTTTTGTTTTTAGTAATTGCCAAAACCAAACAGACATTACCACTAAGAACAAAGCTATTCTCAATGAAATAATTATCCCGTTATACTCAAAGAAAAAAAGATAACCCTTGGACCCGACAAATAATTCCCCTAAAAGTATAAAAATTCCATATTCTGGTTTTCTAAGGGACAGAATAAGGGTAATTATTATAATCAAAAAGAAAAAGAGATGGTTTAGGGGCGTAAATAAATACCCCAAAAAAGAAAGTAATTCAATAAAAAGAAGTGTGAGGGTAGTAATTTTAAAATATTTTCCGAAGAAGTTCATAAGTTATTTAGAATCCATTTTTTA is from Patescibacteria group bacterium and encodes:
- a CDS encoding glycosyltransferase family 4 protein, with protein sequence MRILFIGPKAIPLAGISGGVEKHIEELGARLAERGHEVIAYVRPRFYVKKISEYRGIKLVYIPSISTKNLDTITYSFLATIRALFQKADVIHYHGVGPSTLAFIPRIFKPKTKVIITFHSQDKFHKKWGWFARLYLSWGEFTACAFPHQTIAVSHVIQKYCQKKFKKYPVYIPNGVIPQPPPNSDKIKKWGLEKDSYILTVARLIEHKGIHHLLKAYNELNVDKKLVIVGAASYTDDYFKYLRELAENNSNIIFTGFQSGEDLAQLFGNAYIYVHPSEFEGLSLTILEAMSYGRCVLMSDIPENLELIDHSGVSFKNKDVEDLKNKIQELVNHPEIVGERGEKGKEFIEKNYNWDKIAEETLEIYKG
- the priA gene encoding primosomal protein N' gives rise to the protein MIAEIIPAIKLPRNFTYFDYLVPEELKSSLRVGQIVQIPFRGQKIEGLVYNIKKGSESKFKKLKAIIKIPINPPVFDREDIELIKWLANYYFISWGLSAKQFIPDFPKRKSQSQEIITSNLSINFEVKPRPRGLGYFQYKNQDEKHSFYLDTVRKNQGQNRQTLFLSPTISGAIELNNFFIQHFKGQTSLLLNNLSKGSFYTEWLNILNNKKSIIIGTRSAIFSPLKNIGAIVLDEEFSDDFKQEEPNPRYDARSLAIQINKLKNISVIFSSPLPRLEMYPQIKSGKIKILSSTEIKYDNLKIIDLNEEIRAGNYSLLSDFLEEKIAGVLKNKKQTLLFLNRRGGATYIYCGDCSYVFSCGECQLPLAEYGKILRCRHCNKEFPFPLACPACSGTNLKFSGKGTQKVEFFIKNKFPDAISLRLDADVDKKDLDQKILAKADIIIGTNFIWQRLDWSKIGLVGVLNFDNFINHQDFRTREKQGHFLANLKTHFDGPLVIQTHSLDNPVFQYLKNGDWQEFFNKELEIRNSFSYPPYSHLIKLIYQDSNDKKAERESAKIYKLLASKIKGLAGVELIPPIQYYGLKIRGKYRWNLVLKVRQDSWNKIYEILKVVPANWLIDIDPSNLL
- the def gene encoding peptide deformylase: MAKKLPIEKGEKNKILRRKSVELATEKITSSEIKELIGDIIKTMKEEKGVGLAAPQIGENIRLFCVDTKEKPLIFINPRITKKSLGKEIADEGCLSLPGVWGPVKRSKSVEVSFYNEQGIKIKIKASGLLARVIQHEYDHLDGILFIDRLKK
- the fmt gene encoding methionyl-tRNA formyltransferase; this translates as MGTSEFAVPILEKLIKNYQIIGVFTQSDKPLGRNKELAKSPVKELALKNNLTIFQPQNLKEQNALNQIKELSPDLIVVVAYGKIIPQNIIKIPKYGVINIHGSLLPEYRGASPIQTAILNGGEKTGVTIMLIDEKMDHGPVLAKQELGITNNDTTETLSKKLSVLGADLLIKILPDYLSGKMKPTEQNHEQATFTKITTREDGQIDWFKSAEEIERQWRAFTPWPGIFTFWDGKRLKLNAIRILNTDNNPAQDIGKVFLIDDDNMGIYCGKGSLILEKLQLEGKKELTGQEFRRGYKNIIGAELG
- a CDS encoding cyclic nucleotide-binding domain-containing protein; its protein translation is MNEQTIKLCEGCYLVKTEIGGVLFGAPPEVVKKILQTPDSPRVRIVVAPSVPYVGGNSQFSFEFILYYHLFNSGGFSRGEKLIIVGTKKQCQQIETILRITLLGPTDEEMKRWGTSKGVAEMLRREMDHFALKRDGKILQIRDLVDFHYFNELGEVVIQEGARGVKIAKLDKNIFLVNDLDVINLNFEGEQIPPFPLPVFYKAVEPSSLGLEVLSASNGFDPENACSGLIAGARGLFYLIDSMPYVAEVVERMGLSLLQIEAVCPTHVHDDHWAASSIHRKDKKLKVITTPEIFGSLCLKISAIWDIDENEVRGYFDFVLLTPTKPVKIPGGCITAHYNAHSIPTIGFTFSIVDSNGEKKSLLIGGDNLSWTGIEELHQKGVISDNRRDRLLEILNATKREDIVMAVYDAGGAPLHGKPVDFASYIESNPEVREKIFLTHSNSSKLPPEIKNHLLRPTQHFNLVPGNSDLFDVISIQDALNQLGVDRSWLSAFLQSGTIQNKPTGTVVIEEGSKADNVYVVLSGIFEVLVGSNSSQKKIALLQAGDIFGEMAFVQRKPRNATVRAVSPVKIFSIPGEIFTEFISHNPETISALQTMWKTRDFLRRVKIFAEVSAQLLAKISSFAEKMVFPEGMIIINEGTTSKDCYVIFEGEVSVEKGGEQIAVLGPRDIVGEIVALELQKERTATIKAISRVTVYKINATQFNQLYLTVPSVRRHLRFILTQRGYSPEA